A region of Arabidopsis thaliana chromosome 5, partial sequence DNA encodes the following proteins:
- the WR3 gene encoding nitrate transmembrane transporter (WOUND-RESPONSIVE 3 (WR3); FUNCTIONS IN: nitrate transmembrane transporter activity; INVOLVED IN: nitrate transport, response to nitrate, response to wounding; LOCATED IN: plasma membrane; EXPRESSED IN: 20 plant structures; EXPRESSED DURING: 10 growth stages; CONTAINS InterPro DOMAIN/s: Transporter, high affinity nitrate, Nar2 (InterPro:IPR016605); BEST Arabidopsis thaliana protein match is: Calcineurin-like metallo-phosphoesterase superfamily protein (TAIR:AT4G24730.4); Has 71 Blast hits to 71 proteins in 18 species: Archae - 0; Bacteria - 0; Metazoa - 0; Fungi - 0; Plants - 71; Viruses - 0; Other Eukaryotes - 0 (source: NCBI BLink).) — MAIQKILFASLLICSLIQSIHGAEKVRLFKELDKGALDVTTKPSREGPGVVLDAGKDTLNITWTLSSIGSKREAEFKIIKVKLCYAPPSQVDRPWRKTHDELFKDKTCPHKIIAKPYDKTLQSTTWTLERDIPTGTYFVRAYAVDAIGHEVAYGQSTDDAKKTNLFSVQAISGRHASLDIASICFSVFSVVALVVFFVNEKRKAKIEQSK, encoded by the exons ATGGCGATCCAGAAGATCCTCTTTGCTTCACTTCTCATATGCTCACTGATCCAATCCATCCACGGGGCGGAAAAAGTAAGACTCTTCAAAGAGCTGGACAAAGGTGCACTTGATGTCACCACTAAACCCAGCCGAGAAGGACCAGGTGTTG TTTTGGATGCCGGCAAGGATACGTTGAACATTACATGGACGCTAAGCTCGATTGGGTCTAAAAGAGAGGCTGAATTTAAGATCATCAAAGTTAAGCTATGCTACGCTCCACCTAGCCAAGTTGACCGACCATGGCGCAAAACCCATGACGAGCTCTTCAAAGACAAGACCTGCCCACACAAGATCATAGCCAAGCCTTATGACAAAACACTTCAATCAACTACTTGGACTCTTGAGCGTGACATCCCCACCGGAACCTACTTCGTTCGTGCCTACGCGGTTGATGCCATTGGCCATGAAGTTGCCTATGGACAGAGCACCGACGATGCCAAGAAAACCAATCTCTTCAGCGTTCAGGCTATCAGTGGCCGCCACGCGTCCCTAGATATTGCCTCCATCTGTTTCAGTGTCTTCTCCGTCGTGGCTCTTGTCGTCTTCTTTGTCAATGAGAAGAGGAAGGCCAAGATAGAGCAAAGCAAATGA
- the QS gene encoding quinolinate synthase (quinolinate synthase (QS); CONTAINS InterPro DOMAIN/s: Fe-S metabolism associated SufE (InterPro:IPR003808), Quinolinate synthetase A (InterPro:IPR003473); BEST Arabidopsis thaliana protein match is: sulfur E2 (TAIR:AT1G67810.1); Has 1807 Blast hits to 1807 proteins in 277 species: Archae - 0; Bacteria - 0; Metazoa - 736; Fungi - 347; Plants - 385; Viruses - 0; Other Eukaryotes - 339 (source: NCBI BLink).), with protein sequence MALALSVAPTSSSLSSLLSRTPNPSPNFRTTHLNFGSQRRIYTINPLLRSFKCLQSSSRDVNASPFSISAIASSSSSSQTTELVPYKLQRLVKEFKSLTEPIDRLKWVLHYASLLPQMPESSKTESNRVMGCTARVWLDAELGQDGKMRFCADSDSDVSKGMCSCLIQVLDEASPVEVMELKTEDLAELNVGLLGGERSRVNTWYNVLVSMQKKTRRLVAEREGKVPSFEPFPSLVLTAHGIEAKGSFAQAQAKYLFPEESRVEELVNVLKEKKIGVVAHFYMDPEVQGVLTAAQKHWPHISISDSLVMADSAVTMAKAGCQFITVLGVDFMSENVRAILDQAGFEKVGVYRMSDETIGCSLADAASAPAYLNYLEAASRSPPSLHVVYINTSLETKAFAHELVPTITCTSSNVVQTILQAFAQMPELTVWYGPDSYMGANIVKLFQQMTLMTNEEIANIHPKHSLDSIKSLLPRLHYFQEGTCIVHHLFGHEVVERIKYMYCDAFLTAHLEVPGEMFSLAMEAKKREMGVVGSTQNILDFIKQKVQEAVDRNVDDHLQFVLGTESGMVTSIVAVIRSLLGSSANSKLKVEVVFPVSSDSMTKTSSDSSNSIKVGDVALPVVPGVAGGEGCSIHGGCASCPYMKMNSLSSLLKVCHKLPDLENVYGGFIAERFKRQTPQGKLIADVGCEPILHMRHFQANKELPDKLVHQVLSCESKR encoded by the exons ATGGCGTTAGCTCTCTCCGTCGCAcctacatcttcttctttgtcttcccTCCTCTCTCGGACCCCTAACCCTTCTCCTAATTTCAGAACAACTCATCTGAATTTCGGTTCTCAAAGGAGGATTTACACAATCAATCCTCTCCTTAGATCCTTTAAATGCCTTCAATCATCTTCAAGAGACGTAAATGCGTCACCTTTCTCAATCTCAgctattgcttcttcttcttcttcatcacagACCACAGAGCTTGTACCCTATAAGCTTCAGAGATTAGTCAAGGAATTCAAATCCTTGACAGAGCCAATTGATCGACTCAAATGGGTTCTCCATTACGCTAGTCTCCTTCCTCAAATGCCCGAGTCGTCCAAGACTGAATCAAACAGAGTTATGGGCTGCACAGCTCGTGTTTGGCTAGATGCTGAGTTAGGTCAAGATGGGAAGATGAGGTTTTGTGCAGATAGTGATTCAGATGTGTCGAAAGGGATGTGTTCTTGTTTGATTCAAGTTCTTGATGAGGCTTCTCCTGTAGAAGTTATGGAGTTGAAGACTGAGGATTTAGCTGAGCTTAATGTTGGTTTGTTGGGTGGAGAGAGATCGAGAGTTAACACTTGGTATAATGTTCTTGTGAGTATGCAGAAGAAGACTCGACGATTAGTAGCGGAGAGGGAAGGTAAAGTTCCTTCCTTTGAGCCATTTCCTTCACTTGTGTTAACGGCTCATGGCATTGAAGCTAAAGGAAGCTTTGCTCAAGCTCAG GCGAAATATTTGTTTCCGGAGGAGTCACGGGTTGAAGAACTTGTCAATGTGttgaaggaaaagaagatagGAGTGGTTGCTCATTTCTATATGGATCCAGAAGTGCAAGGGGTCTTGACTGCTGCTCAAAAGCATTGGCCACATATCTCTATATCTGATTCTCTTGTCATGGCAGACTCAGCTGTCACGATGGCTAAAGCTGGATGTCAGTTTATAACAGTTCTTGGTGTTGATTTCATGTCCGAAAATGTTCGTGCCATCCTAGATCAAGCTGGGTTTGAAAAG GTTGGTGTGTACAGGATGTCAGATGAGACCATTGGTTGTTCACTTGCTGACGCTGCTTCTGCTCCTGCTTACTTGAATTATCTTGAAGCTGCTTCTCGTTCTCCTCCTTCACTGCATGTTGTTTATATAAATACATCTTTGGAGACAAAAGCTTTTGCTCATGAGCTTGTACCTACCATTACTTGCACTTCATCTAATGTTGTACAGACGATTCTGCAG GCGTTTGCTCAAATGCCAGAGTTAACTGTTTGGTATGGTCCTGATTCTTACATGGGAGCGAATATTGTAAAGTTATTCCAGCAGATGACATTGATGACTAATGAAGAAATCGCCAATATTCACCCTAAACACAGCTTAGATTCCATTAAATCATTGCTTCCCCGTCTTCACTATTTCCAG GAAGGAACCTGCATTGTACATCATCTATTCGGTCACGAGGTAGTGGAGAGAATAAAGTACATGTACTGTGACGCCTTTCTTACAGCACATCTTGAGGTTCCAGGTGAAATGTTTTCACTAGCAATGgaagcaaagaaaagagagatgggTGTTGTTGGATCAACACAAAACATACTAGACTTCATCAAGCAGAAGGTTCAGGAAGCAGTGGACCGGAATGTTGATGACCACCTCCAGTTTGTTCTTGGAACAGAGTCAGGAATGGTAACATCGATTGTCGCGGTGATCAGAAGTCTGCTAGGTTCTTCTGCTAACTCGAAATTGAAGGTGGAAGTAGTGTTTCCTGTCTCATCAGACTCGATGACAAAAACTTCTTCAGATAGTTCAAACTCCATTAAAGTTGGTGATGTGGCACTACCGGTTGTACCGGGAGTAGCAGGTGGTGAAGGTTGCTCTATTCATGGCGGATGTGCATCATGCCCATATATGAAG ATGAACTCGCTTAGCTCGCTCTTGAAAGTTTGCCACAAACTACCTGACTTGGAAAATGTATATGGAGGATTCATAGCGGAGCGATTTAAAAGACAAACTCCTCAAGGAAAACTCATCGCGGATGTCGGGTGTGAGCCGATACTTCACATGAGGCACTTCCAA GCGAATAAGGAGCTGCCAGACAAGCTTGTTCATCAGGTATTAAGTTGTGAGAGCAAGAGATGA
- a CDS encoding F-box family protein (F-box family protein; CONTAINS InterPro DOMAIN/s: F-box domain, cyclin-like (InterPro:IPR001810), F-box domain, Skp2-like (InterPro:IPR022364), F-box associated domain, type 3 (InterPro:IPR013187), F-box associated interaction domain (InterPro:IPR017451); BEST Arabidopsis thaliana protein match is: F-box and associated interaction domains-containing protein (TAIR:AT1G32420.1); Has 1807 Blast hits to 1807 proteins in 277 species: Archae - 0; Bacteria - 0; Metazoa - 736; Fungi - 347; Plants - 385; Viruses - 0; Other Eukaryotes - 339 (source: NCBI BLink).), translating to MKRGSEEIKEETSPLPAKHFQRREVSIAEDIGIPIDLMVEILKKLPAKSLIKFQCVSKQWSSIIGSSRDFIDSIVTRSLSQPSRDILISFSTTLTNSLKQISSSFPLRTLDILTKNQSYTEAAIYNPTTRQSLSLPETTAGHSHVSTSFLGYDPFKNQYKVICLDNYKRRCCHVFTLGDAIRKWRKIQYNFGLYFPLLPPVCIKGTIYYQAKQYGSTYVLLCFDVISEKFDQVEAPKTMMDHRYTLINYQGKLGFMCCQNRVEIWVMKNDEKKQEWSKIFFYEMAGFEKWHIARATPSGEIVFVNRLLLSCQTLYVYYYGPKRNSMRRVEVEGTKYRRKHLVHICPVPDHVENTMRL from the exons ATGAAGAGAGGAAGCgaagagatcaaagaagaGACCTCACCATTGCCGGCTAAACATTTTCAGCGCCGGGAAGTTTCCATCGCCGAAGATATCGGTATTCCTATCGATCTAATGGTGGAAATACTCAAGAAACTCCCTGCAAAGTCTCTCATAAAGTTCCAATGCGTCTCCAAACAATGGTCATCAATTATAGGCAGCAGTAGAGACTTCATAGACTCGATCGTGACTCGTTCTTTGTCTCAGCCTAGTCGTGATATACTCATCTCATTTTCCACCACATTGACAAATTCCCTAAAAcagatttcttcatcttttccTCTACGTACCCTAGATATACTGACAAAGAATCAGT CCTATACTGAGGCAGCTATATATAACCCTACCACGAGGCAGTCCCTTTCTTTACCGGAAACCACGGCCGGCCACTCCCATGTGAGCACTTCCTTCTTAGGATACGACCCTTTCAAGAATCAATACAAAGTAATATGCCTAGACAATTATAAGAGGCGGTGTTGTCATGTTTTCACATTGGGAGATGCCATAAGGAAGTGGAGGAAAATCCAATATAACTTTGGACTTTACTTTCCATTGTTACCTCCAGTTTGCATCAAGGGAACTATCTATTACCAAGCAAAACAATATGGTTCTACGTATGTATTGTTGTGTTTTGATGTTATATCCGAGAAATTTGATCAGGTCGAGGCTCCAAAGACAATGATGGATCATCGATACACTTTGATAAACTACCAAGGGAAGTTAGGATTCATGTGTTGCCAAAACCGGGTGGAAATTTGGGTTatgaagaatgatgagaaaaaacaagaatggtCTAAGATATTCTTTTACGAGATGGCGGGTTTTGAGAAATGGCACATTGCCCGTGCCACTCCTAGTGGTGAGATCGTTTTTGTCAATAGGTTGTTACTAAGTTGCCAAACATTATATGTCTACTATTATGGTCCGAAGCGAAACAGTATGAGAAGGGTTGAAGTCGAAGGTACTAAGTATAGACGTAAACATCTTGTTCATATATGCCCTGTTCCGGATCACGTCGAGAATACGATGCGTTTGTAA
- the WR3 gene encoding nitrate transmembrane transporter (WOUND-RESPONSIVE 3 (WR3); FUNCTIONS IN: nitrate transmembrane transporter activity; INVOLVED IN: nitrate transport, response to nitrate, response to wounding; LOCATED IN: plasma membrane; EXPRESSED IN: 20 plant structures; EXPRESSED DURING: 10 growth stages; CONTAINS InterPro DOMAIN/s: Transporter, high affinity nitrate, Nar2 (InterPro:IPR016605); BEST Arabidopsis thaliana protein match is: Calcineurin-like metallo-phosphoesterase superfamily protein (TAIR:AT4G24730.4); Has 1807 Blast hits to 1807 proteins in 277 species: Archae - 0; Bacteria - 0; Metazoa - 736; Fungi - 347; Plants - 385; Viruses - 0; Other Eukaryotes - 339 (source: NCBI BLink).), giving the protein MAIQKILFASLLICSLIQSIHGAEKVRLFKELDKGALDVTTKPSREGPGVVLDAGKDTLNITWTLSSIGSKREAEFKIIKVKLCYAPPSQVDRPWRKTHDELFKDKTCPHKIIAKPYDKTLQSTTWTLERDIPTGTYFVRAYAVDAIGHEVAYGQSTDDAKKTNLFSVQAISGRHASLDIASICFSVFSVVALVVFFVNEKRKAKIEQSK; this is encoded by the exons AT GGCGATCCAGAAGATCCTCTTTGCTTCACTTCTCATATGCTCACTGATCCAATCCATCCACGGGGCGGAAAAAGTAAGACTCTTCAAAGAGCTGGACAAAGGTGCACTTGATGTCACCACTAAACCCAGCCGAGAAGGACCAGGTGTTG TTTTGGATGCCGGCAAGGATACGTTGAACATTACATGGACGCTAAGCTCGATTGGGTCTAAAAGAGAGGCTGAATTTAAGATCATCAAAGTTAAGCTATGCTACGCTCCACCTAGCCAAGTTGACCGACCATGGCGCAAAACCCATGACGAGCTCTTCAAAGACAAGACCTGCCCACACAAGATCATAGCCAAGCCTTATGACAAAACACTTCAATCAACTACTTGGACTCTTGAGCGTGACATCCCCACCGGAACCTACTTCGTTCGTGCCTACGCGGTTGATGCCATTGGCCATGAAGTTGCCTATGGACAGAGCACCGACGATGCCAAGAAAACCAATCTCTTCAGCGTTCAGGCTATCAGTGGCCGCCACGCGTCCCTAGATATTGCCTCCATCTGTTTCAGTGTCTTCTCCGTCGTGGCTCTTGTCGTCTTCTTTGTCAATGAGAAGAGGAAGGCCAAGATAGAGCAAAGCAAATGA
- a CDS encoding Transducin/WD40 repeat-like superfamily protein (Transducin/WD40 repeat-like superfamily protein; CONTAINS InterPro DOMAIN/s: WD40 repeat 2 (InterPro:IPR019782), WD40 repeat, conserved site (InterPro:IPR019775), WD40 repeat (InterPro:IPR001680), Autophagy-related protein 16 (InterPro:IPR013923), G-protein beta WD-40 repeat, region (InterPro:IPR020472), WD40 repeat-like-containing domain (InterPro:IPR011046), WD40-repeat-containing domain (InterPro:IPR017986), WD40/YVTN repeat-like-containing domain (InterPro:IPR015943), WD40 repeat, subgroup (InterPro:IPR019781); BEST Arabidopsis thaliana protein match is: Transducin/WD40 repeat-like superfamily protein (TAIR:AT3G49660.1); Has 76401 Blast hits to 35303 proteins in 1111 species: Archae - 133; Bacteria - 9405; Metazoa - 31134; Fungi - 15838; Plants - 8951; Viruses - 22; Other Eukaryotes - 10918 (source: NCBI BLink).), with product MVQEEKAMEAINDALRALRKRHLLEEGAHAPAISALSKPLISQGSEWKEKTEKLETELQQCYKAQSRLSEQLVIEVAESRTSKAILQEKELLINDLQKELTQRREDCTRLQEELEEKTKTVDVLIAENLEIRSQLEEMTSRVQKAETENKMLIDRWMLQKMQDAERLNEANDLYEEMLAKLKANGLETLARQQVDGIVRRNEDGTDHFVESTIPSTCANRIHAHEGGCGSIVFEYNSGTLFTGGQDRAVKMWDTNSGTLIKSLYGSLGNILDMAVTHDNKSVIAATSSNNLFVWDVSSGRVRHTLTGHTDKVCAVDVSKFSSRHVVSAAYDRTIKLWDLHKGYCTNTVLFTSNCNAICLSIDGLTVFSGHMDGNLRLWDIQTGKLLSEVAGHSSAVTSVSLSRNGNRILTSGRDNVHNVFDTRTLEICGTLRASGNRLASNWSRSCISPDDDYVAAGSADGSVHVWSLSKGNIVSILKEQTSPILCCSWSGIGKPLASADKNGYVCTWT from the exons AT GGTACAGGAGGAGAAAGCTATGGAAGCAATAAATGACGCTTTGAGAGCTTTGCGGAAGCGTCATCTTCTGGAAGAAGGAGCTCATGCTCCTGCGATTTCTGCTCTCTCTAAGCCTTTAATCTCTCAG GGTTCAGAATGGAAGGAGAAAACAGAAAAGCTGGAAACAGAGTTACAGCAATGTTACAAAGCTCAATCTCGACTATCTGAACAACTGGTGATAGAAGTAGCTGAATCCAGAACTTCAAAGGCTATTTTACAAGAGAAGGAGTTGTTAATTAATGACTTGCAGAAGGAATTAACACAAAGAAG GGAGGATTGTACACGATTACAAGAAGAGTTAGAGGAAAAGACCAAGACGGTGGATGTACTTATTGCTGAAAACCTGGAAATACGGTCTCAGTTGGAGGAGATGACAAGTAGAGTGCAAAAAGCAGAGACTGAGAATAAAATGTTAATTGATCGGTGGATGTTGCAGAAGATGCAGGATGCAGAACGTCTTAATGAG GCAAATGATCTCTATGAAGAAATGCTAGCTAAGCTGAAGGCAAATGGTTTGGAAACTCTTGCTCGGCAGCAAGTTGATGGTATTGTCCGCCGCAATGAAGATGGAACCGATCACTTTGTTGAGTCAACCATTCCGTCAACATGTGCGAATCGTATCCATGCTCATGAAGGTGGCTGTGGTTCAATAGTCTTTGAATACAACTCTGGTACTCTGTTTACTGGTGGGCAAGATCGAGCAGTAAAAATGTGGGACACCAATAGCGGAACTTTAATCAAAAGCTTATACGGTTCCCTTGGGAATATACTTGATATGGCCGTAACCCACGACAATAAATCCGTGATCGCAGCAACCAGCtcaaataatttgtttgtatGGGATGTTAGCTCGGGTAGGGTACGCCATACACTCACAGGCCACACGGATAAGGTTTGTGCTGTGGATGTGAGCAAATTCTCTAGCCGACATGTTGTCAGTGCAGCATATGACCGTACCATAAAACTTTGGGATTTGCATAAAGGTTACTGCACTAACACAGTACTCTTTACCAGCAACTGCAATGCAATCTGCCTCAGCATAGATGGGCTTACGGTATTCTCAGGCCACATGGATGGGAATCTTAGGTTATGGGATATTCAAACTGGGAAACTTCTGTCCGAAGTAGCTGGACATTCTTCTGCTGTGACCTCAGTATCATTGTCCCGGAACGGAAATAGGATCTTGACGAGCGGGAGAGACAACGTGCATAATGTATTTGATACCCGGACTTTGGAAATATGTGGGACACTGAGAGCATCGGGGAACAGATTAGCATCGAATTGGAGCCGGTCATGCATAAGTCCAGATGATGATTATGTGGCTGCGGGATCTGCAGATGGTTCGGTTCATGTATGGTCGCTATCTAAAGGCAATATAGTGAGCATTCTCAAGGAGCAAACATCTCCTATACTGTGTTGTTCTTGGAGTGGGATCGGGAAACCATTGGCATCGGCTGATAAAAACGGGTACGTTTGTACGTGGACATGA